In a single window of the Massilia sp. KIM genome:
- a CDS encoding DUF3482 domain-containing protein: MIEPVKIQFALVSHTNNGKTTLARTLVGMDVGEVRDAAHVTEFAEAHPLVTSEAGDTLVLWDTPGFGDSVRLLKRLAMAGNPIGWLLREVFDRYRDRPFWLSQQALRAARDEADVVLYLVNSSESPQDAGYLPAEMKILDWLGKPVVVLLNQMGPPRPGAEEQGEQQRWKQHLAQYPIVKEVLALDAFARCWVHEHVFYDAVGRLVDPAKQPGYARLQAAWSARNRERFTSALHMSAELLAKAARDSEALPESERGMLRSALKAVGIDKDEQRRQELAMAALIKRLEDGINHATARMLSLHRIDPGQALTINARVSENFAVRAPLDKAQAGLLGAVVSGAASGLSADVMAGGLTMGAGALLGAIVGGLTMAGAAWGFNQRTDRNRASVQFADAFLQTLLVGAVLRYLAVAHYGRGRGNYVESEAPPFWQAEVEQALAGVDAARLWQAVRNAPDLGAATAQVETALVPAVTTVLRRLYPNVALPDG; encoded by the coding sequence ATGATCGAACCCGTCAAGATCCAGTTCGCGCTGGTCTCGCACACCAACAATGGCAAGACCACGCTGGCGCGCACCCTGGTCGGCATGGACGTCGGCGAAGTGCGCGATGCCGCCCACGTCACCGAATTCGCCGAAGCCCATCCGCTGGTGACCAGCGAGGCCGGGGACACCCTCGTGCTCTGGGACACGCCCGGCTTCGGCGACTCGGTGCGTCTGCTCAAGCGCCTGGCCATGGCCGGCAACCCGATCGGCTGGCTGCTGCGTGAAGTCTTCGACCGCTACCGCGACCGCCCGTTCTGGCTCAGCCAGCAGGCCCTGCGCGCCGCGCGCGACGAGGCCGACGTCGTCCTCTACCTGGTCAACTCGTCTGAGTCCCCCCAGGACGCTGGCTACCTCCCGGCCGAGATGAAGATCCTCGACTGGCTCGGCAAGCCGGTGGTCGTGCTGCTGAACCAGATGGGGCCACCCCGGCCCGGCGCCGAGGAGCAGGGCGAGCAGCAGCGCTGGAAGCAGCACCTCGCGCAATACCCGATCGTGAAGGAGGTGCTCGCCCTGGACGCCTTCGCCCGCTGCTGGGTGCACGAGCACGTGTTCTACGACGCCGTCGGCCGCCTGGTCGATCCGGCCAAGCAGCCCGGCTATGCGCGCCTGCAGGCCGCGTGGTCGGCGCGCAACCGCGAGCGCTTCACCAGCGCTCTGCACATGAGCGCCGAGCTGCTGGCCAAGGCGGCGCGCGACAGCGAAGCGCTGCCGGAGAGCGAACGCGGCATGCTGCGCAGCGCCCTCAAGGCGGTCGGCATCGACAAGGACGAGCAGCGCCGCCAGGAGCTGGCCATGGCGGCGCTGATCAAGCGCCTCGAGGACGGCATCAACCACGCCACCGCGCGCATGCTTTCGCTGCACCGCATCGATCCCGGCCAGGCGCTGACCATCAACGCCCGCGTCAGCGAGAACTTCGCGGTCCGCGCCCCGCTCGACAAGGCCCAGGCGGGCCTGCTGGGCGCGGTGGTCTCGGGCGCCGCCAGCGGACTATCAGCCGACGTCATGGCCGGCGGCCTCACCATGGGCGCGGGCGCGCTGCTGGGCGCCATCGTCGGCGGACTGACGATGGCCGGCGCCGCCTGGGGCTTCAACCAGCGCACCGACCGTAACCGCGCGAGCGTGCAGTTCGCCGACGCGTTTCTCCAGACCCTGCTGGTGGGCGCGGTGCTGCGCTACCTGGCCGTGGCTCATTATGGCCGCGGGCGCGGCAACTACGTCGAAAGCGAGGCGCCGCCATTCTGGCAGGCCGAGGTCGAGCAGGCCCTGGCCGGGGTCGACGCCGCGCGCCTGTGGCAGGCGGTGCGCAACGCGCCCGACCTCGGCGCCGCCACCGCCCAGGTGGAAACCGCCCTGGTCCCCGCTGTGACGACCGTGCTGCGGCGCCTGTACCCGAACGTCGCGCTGCCGGACGGCTGA
- the pedF gene encoding cytochrome c-550 PedF — translation MQQSIRLLAGAFALSAIFGASMAHAHGPVTPQAVDTKGLPDLGKEWRDENPYRANPHALKIGASAYNQNCARCHGLEAVSGGIAPDLRQLDRDCTAMKNASKKAACFKEMDTYYLSTVRQGKVRNGAVYMPPFEGVFNQEAMWAIKTYLESRRESN, via the coding sequence ATGCAACAGTCCATTCGCCTTCTCGCCGGCGCGTTCGCGCTGTCCGCCATCTTCGGCGCATCCATGGCCCACGCCCACGGTCCCGTCACGCCCCAGGCGGTCGACACCAAGGGCTTGCCCGACCTGGGCAAGGAGTGGCGCGATGAGAACCCCTATCGCGCCAATCCGCACGCCTTGAAGATCGGCGCATCGGCCTATAACCAGAACTGCGCCCGCTGTCATGGCCTCGAAGCCGTCTCGGGCGGCATCGCGCCCGACCTGCGCCAGCTGGACCGCGACTGCACGGCCATGAAGAACGCCAGCAAGAAGGCGGCCTGCTTCAAGGAGATGGACACCTACTACCTGAGCACCGTGCGCCAGGGGAAGGTGCGCAACGGCGCGGTCTACATGCCGCCGTTCGAGGGCGTGTTCAACCAGGAAGCGATGTGGGCGATCAAGACCTACCTCGAATCGCGCCGCGAATCCAATTAA
- a CDS encoding ABC transporter substrate-binding protein — protein sequence MSKHSVSRRQALLACAAIALGGAAPARADWDKIRESGALKVAVYNEFAPFSDKGAGIDVDLAGALAARLGLSLNLMPFPADEEVADDLRNMVWKGHYLGYGPADVMLHVPVDNRLMSDNPQVRIFAPYYVETLRLARSAAAIPQFQGIDSLAGKRIGVEKVSIAGMLMLGEGEGRFREQVRIYPSALEALAALKAGQLDAVLAKRSEAEAALRGDPAFPLEDLSFQRMPRSGWAVGMAVRKDDEDLALRLQAALNELAASGELRALFARHGVQQVRP from the coding sequence ATGAGCAAGCACTCCGTGAGCCGGCGCCAGGCGCTGCTGGCCTGCGCCGCCATCGCACTGGGCGGCGCAGCGCCCGCCCGCGCCGACTGGGACAAGATCCGGGAGTCCGGCGCGCTGAAAGTGGCCGTGTACAACGAATTCGCCCCGTTCTCAGACAAGGGGGCGGGCATCGACGTCGACCTTGCCGGCGCGCTCGCCGCCAGGCTGGGGCTGAGCCTGAACCTGATGCCTTTCCCGGCCGACGAGGAAGTGGCCGACGACCTGCGCAACATGGTCTGGAAAGGGCATTACCTGGGCTACGGCCCGGCCGACGTGATGCTGCACGTGCCGGTCGATAACCGGCTGATGAGCGACAACCCGCAGGTTCGGATCTTCGCGCCCTACTACGTGGAGACCCTGCGCCTGGCGCGCAGCGCGGCGGCCATACCGCAGTTCCAGGGCATCGACTCCCTGGCCGGCAAGCGCATCGGCGTCGAGAAGGTCTCGATCGCCGGCATGCTGATGCTGGGCGAGGGAGAAGGGCGCTTCCGCGAGCAGGTCCGCATCTATCCCTCGGCGCTCGAAGCGCTCGCCGCGCTCAAGGCGGGCCAGCTCGACGCCGTCCTGGCCAAGCGCTCCGAGGCCGAGGCGGCGCTCCGCGGCGACCCCGCCTTCCCGCTGGAAGACCTCAGCTTCCAGCGCATGCCGCGCTCAGGCTGGGCGGTCGGGATGGCGGTGCGCAAGGATGACGAAGACCTCGCGCTGCGGCTGCAGGCCGCGCTCAACGAACTGGCCGCCAGCGGCGAGCTGAGGGCCCTGTTCGCGCGGCACGGCGTGCAGCAGGTGCGGCCGTGA
- a CDS encoding TonB-dependent receptor codes for MSALRRLGRAAVPACVWLAMQGAAAAPQPEGMAMARVDVVAALPFGQAGIEADRLPHAVQVLDRADLRDAQGGNLAETITRKLNGVTVNEIAGSPFLLDLSYRGFRASPLLGTAQGLSVYLDGVRVNEPFGDVVNWDMIPEAALARVSVVAGSNPLYGLNTLGGALALETRSGLIDPGGDLAVSIGRHGRRRADLAYGFRREGWHQFAAATLFEEDGWRAHSAGRLGNLLVKLGREGKYTDWSATVLGGRSRLLGNGLLPQGLYESDRRAVYTHPDRSRTRLSQGMLTLTHRFAPGSELHAGAYLRDSRRDTVGGDIDDDYADLVEDCAAEPGACALDDDEVPHPASLNTTSTRQRSRGASLNFHKRLNRHLLNAGLTVDRSRVSFAQYEQEAFFTPTRGVVGDPDEEREADSSVTGSARATSVYAGATLSVGATTNLTASLRYNRASVGNTLVTVDGPKPHESFRYTRLNPALGITHTRGALTWFANAAQSNRVPTVIELGCADPAEPCRLPVGLQSDPYLKQVVARTVEAGVRAEGFSAALFRTVSRDDILFGRAGASRAGYFSNFSRTRHQGAELNWLLQRGGLRAQAGYSFLDATYGAAGVLFTGVRSVEVERGTRIAGLPRHTLRLQLDWDARPGLELGAELRAVSRMVSQGNEDGLVEDEGEAGDWRIGGHALLHLHARWRPAPRWEVFARVSNALDRRYETFGALAVDLFPEGRLRQPGDGAGEAEPARFVAPGAPRTLAAGLRYRF; via the coding sequence GTGAGCGCGCTTCGCAGGCTGGGGCGGGCAGCCGTCCCGGCCTGCGTCTGGCTGGCGATGCAAGGCGCGGCGGCGGCGCCCCAACCCGAGGGCATGGCGATGGCCCGGGTCGACGTGGTGGCCGCGCTGCCCTTCGGCCAGGCCGGCATCGAGGCCGACCGCCTGCCCCACGCGGTGCAGGTGCTCGACCGCGCCGACCTGCGCGACGCCCAGGGCGGCAACCTGGCCGAGACCATCACGCGCAAGCTCAATGGCGTCACGGTCAACGAGATCGCAGGCAGCCCCTTCCTGCTCGACCTGAGCTACCGTGGGTTTCGCGCCTCGCCACTGCTGGGCACCGCCCAGGGCCTGTCGGTCTACCTCGACGGCGTGCGTGTCAACGAACCCTTCGGCGACGTGGTCAACTGGGACATGATTCCGGAAGCGGCGCTGGCGCGCGTCTCGGTGGTGGCGGGATCCAATCCCTTGTATGGCCTGAACACCCTGGGGGGCGCGCTCGCGCTGGAAACCCGCTCCGGGTTGATTGATCCCGGCGGCGACCTGGCCGTGTCGATCGGCCGCCACGGCCGGCGCCGCGCCGACCTGGCCTACGGCTTCCGGCGCGAGGGCTGGCACCAGTTCGCGGCCGCCACCCTGTTCGAAGAAGACGGCTGGCGCGCCCATTCGGCGGGGCGGCTCGGCAACCTGCTCGTGAAGCTGGGGCGGGAAGGGAAGTACACCGACTGGAGCGCCACGGTGCTGGGCGGGCGCAGCCGGCTGCTCGGCAACGGCCTTCTGCCGCAGGGGCTGTACGAGAGCGACCGACGCGCCGTCTACACCCACCCCGACCGCAGCCGCACACGCCTGTCCCAGGGCATGCTGACGCTCACCCACCGGTTCGCCCCGGGCAGCGAATTGCATGCCGGCGCCTACCTGCGCGACAGCCGGCGCGACACAGTAGGGGGCGACATCGACGACGACTACGCCGATCTGGTCGAGGACTGCGCCGCCGAACCGGGCGCGTGTGCGTTGGATGACGACGAGGTACCGCACCCGGCCAGCCTGAACACGACCAGCACGCGCCAGCGCAGCCGCGGCGCCAGCCTGAACTTCCACAAGCGCCTGAACCGGCACCTGCTCAACGCCGGCCTCACGGTCGACCGCAGCCGGGTCAGCTTCGCGCAGTACGAGCAGGAAGCCTTCTTCACGCCCACGCGCGGCGTCGTTGGCGACCCGGACGAGGAAAGGGAGGCCGATTCCTCGGTCACCGGCAGCGCGCGCGCCACCAGCGTCTATGCAGGGGCCACCCTGTCGGTGGGCGCCACCACCAACCTGACCGCCTCGCTGCGCTACAACCGCGCCAGCGTCGGCAATACTTTGGTGACGGTGGATGGCCCGAAACCCCACGAATCCTTCCGCTACACGCGCCTGAACCCGGCGCTCGGCATCACCCACACGCGCGGGGCTCTCACCTGGTTCGCCAACGCCGCCCAGAGCAACCGCGTGCCGACCGTGATCGAGCTCGGATGCGCCGACCCGGCCGAGCCCTGCCGGCTGCCGGTGGGACTGCAGTCCGACCCTTACCTGAAGCAGGTGGTGGCGCGCACCGTGGAGGCGGGCGTGCGCGCGGAAGGCTTCAGCGCGGCCTTGTTCCGCACCGTGAGCCGCGACGACATCCTGTTCGGCCGCGCCGGCGCCTCGCGCGCCGGCTACTTCTCCAACTTTTCCCGCACCCGCCATCAAGGGGCGGAGCTGAACTGGTTGCTTCAACGCGGCGGCCTGCGCGCCCAGGCGGGTTACAGCTTCCTCGACGCCACCTACGGCGCGGCGGGCGTGCTGTTCACCGGGGTGCGCAGCGTGGAGGTGGAGCGCGGCACCCGCATCGCCGGCCTGCCGCGCCACACGCTGCGCCTGCAGCTCGACTGGGATGCGCGGCCCGGGCTTGAACTCGGCGCCGAGCTGCGCGCGGTCTCGCGCATGGTCAGCCAGGGCAACGAGGATGGCCTGGTCGAGGATGAAGGCGAGGCGGGGGACTGGCGCATCGGCGGCCATGCGCTGCTGCACCTGCATGCGCGCTGGCGTCCGGCGCCCCGCTGGGAAGTGTTCGCGCGCGTGAGCAACGCGCTCGACCGGCGCTACGAGACCTTTGGCGCGCTGGCGGTCGACCTGTTCCCGGAAGGCCGCCTGCGCCAGCCGGGCGACGGGGCTGGCGAGGCCGAGCCTGCGCGCTTCGTGGCGCCCGGCGCGCCGCGCACGCTGGCGGCCGGGCTGCGCTACCGCTTCTAG
- a CDS encoding DUF2868 domain-containing protein yields MNEQVARKVVLMRAIETADVAHAVLSDDDRKYATRSARELAAWQASDSRVAMNQHHFLEQRADQILKRLGERTPALRAFVQRKPGMTGIWAALPFIAFLAGAALDRIADPHRVDLLSAPFLLIIAWNLLVYLGLLVWAILPAKRKAGNSLLQRLSVGKAAVPRKLPSALADGVAHYLADWAALSEPLTRARLSRTFHLAAAGFALGAIASLYARGLFTDYITGWESTFLDGRQVHTLLSWLFTPALTVFPFLQGFSLAEIEMLRFGSGGTIAGGERWVHLYAATLLLLVVLPRLVLALIDGLRAGRLKRRFPLDLDQPYFRKLADSIGAGAPALLRVIPYSYTLDEARDRGLWAIAASAFGAQARVQLRPTAGYGVEPKEALRDTALDESGVTVTAALFSLAATPEKENHGAFLDYLVKRVPRGVAVLLDESALVERIGEQPASAGRVTERAALWRQFCSFHGTPAQVVNLLQPDKHPVEFSAGLNLPELR; encoded by the coding sequence ATGAACGAACAGGTTGCACGCAAGGTCGTGCTGATGCGCGCCATCGAGACCGCCGACGTCGCCCACGCCGTGCTGAGCGACGACGACCGCAAGTACGCCACGCGCAGCGCGCGCGAGCTGGCCGCCTGGCAGGCCTCGGACAGCCGCGTGGCCATGAACCAGCACCACTTCCTGGAGCAGCGCGCCGATCAAATCCTCAAGCGCCTGGGCGAACGCACGCCGGCCTTGCGCGCCTTCGTGCAACGCAAACCTGGCATGACCGGCATCTGGGCCGCCTTGCCCTTCATCGCCTTCCTTGCCGGCGCCGCGCTCGACCGCATCGCCGACCCCCACCGTGTCGACCTGCTCTCGGCGCCCTTCCTTTTGATCATCGCCTGGAACCTGCTGGTCTACCTCGGCCTGCTGGTCTGGGCCATCCTGCCCGCGAAGCGCAAGGCCGGCAATTCGCTGCTGCAGCGGCTGAGCGTGGGCAAGGCGGCGGTGCCGCGCAAGCTGCCCTCCGCGCTTGCCGATGGCGTCGCCCACTACCTCGCCGACTGGGCCGCGCTGAGCGAACCGCTCACACGCGCGCGCCTGTCCCGCACCTTCCACCTGGCCGCCGCCGGCTTCGCACTGGGCGCCATCGCCTCGCTCTACGCCCGCGGCCTGTTCACCGACTACATCACCGGCTGGGAATCGACCTTCCTCGACGGCCGCCAGGTGCACACGCTCTTGTCCTGGCTGTTCACGCCGGCGCTGACCGTCTTCCCCTTCCTGCAGGGCTTTTCGCTGGCCGAGATCGAGATGCTGCGCTTCGGCAGCGGCGGCACGATCGCCGGCGGCGAGCGCTGGGTGCACCTGTACGCCGCGACGCTGCTGCTCCTGGTCGTGCTCCCGCGCCTCGTGCTGGCCCTGATCGACGGCCTGCGCGCCGGCCGCCTCAAGCGCCGCTTCCCGCTCGACCTCGACCAGCCTTACTTCCGCAAGCTGGCAGACAGCATCGGCGCCGGCGCGCCCGCGCTGCTGCGCGTGATCCCCTACAGCTACACGCTGGACGAAGCGCGCGACCGCGGCCTGTGGGCGATCGCTGCCAGCGCATTCGGCGCGCAGGCGCGCGTGCAGCTGCGTCCGACCGCGGGCTACGGTGTCGAGCCCAAGGAAGCGCTGCGCGACACTGCGCTCGATGAATCCGGCGTGACCGTCACCGCCGCGCTGTTCAGCCTTGCCGCCACGCCCGAGAAGGAAAACCACGGCGCCTTCCTCGACTACCTGGTCAAGCGCGTACCGCGCGGCGTCGCCGTGCTGCTCGACGAATCGGCGCTGGTCGAGCGCATCGGCGAGCAGCCCGCCAGCGCAGGCCGCGTCACCGAGCGCGCCGCCCTGTGGCGCCAGTTCTGCAGCTTCCACGGCACGCCCGCCCAAGTGGTGAACCTGCTCCAGCCCGACAAGCACCCGGTCGAATTCAGCGCCGGCCTGAACCTGCCGGAGCTGCGATGA
- a CDS encoding beta-propeller fold lactonase family protein — MSPARTCLLIASLLSAGALASPLAYVPNEKSATLSVIDTASGVVVRDIAAGKRPRGIAADPAGRTLYVTDAGSSVLLALDADAGTVLGTVALGKSPEGVSASADGQLLAVAVEEGNSVTLIEAASRRVLAEIPVAGRNPEHAVFSPDGRWLLVSAEDAEQVDVIDVAARRQVGSIAVGLRPRGIGFSPDGSRAYVACELANAVHVIDMEARKTLAAIPAGKNTAGIAVHPSGRQVYVSNGADGTVMVVDAATNTVTATIPVGKRPWNMALTPDGSRLYVANGRSDSVSVIDTASARRVADIGVGELPWGVLIR; from the coding sequence ATGTCCCCCGCACGCACCTGCCTGCTTATCGCCAGCCTGCTCTCCGCCGGCGCCCTGGCCTCCCCGCTGGCCTACGTCCCGAACGAGAAATCGGCCACGCTCAGCGTGATCGACACCGCGAGCGGCGTTGTGGTTCGCGACATCGCGGCCGGCAAGCGTCCGCGCGGCATCGCCGCCGACCCGGCCGGGCGCACGCTCTACGTCACCGACGCCGGCAGCAGCGTGCTGCTGGCGCTGGACGCCGACGCCGGCACCGTCCTCGGCACCGTCGCGCTGGGCAAGTCGCCGGAGGGCGTCAGCGCCTCAGCCGACGGACAGCTCCTCGCGGTGGCGGTGGAAGAGGGCAACAGCGTGACCCTGATCGAGGCCGCCAGCCGCCGGGTGCTGGCCGAGATCCCGGTCGCCGGACGCAACCCCGAGCATGCGGTATTCAGCCCCGACGGGCGCTGGCTGCTGGTGAGCGCCGAGGATGCGGAACAGGTCGACGTGATCGACGTCGCCGCTCGCCGCCAGGTGGGCTCGATCGCGGTCGGGCTGCGCCCGCGCGGCATCGGCTTCAGCCCCGACGGCAGCCGTGCCTACGTGGCCTGCGAGCTGGCCAATGCGGTCCACGTGATCGACATGGAGGCGCGCAAGACTTTGGCGGCAATCCCGGCCGGGAAGAACACGGCCGGGATCGCCGTGCACCCGAGCGGACGCCAGGTCTACGTCTCCAACGGCGCGGACGGGACGGTCATGGTGGTCGACGCCGCCACCAATACGGTGACCGCCACCATCCCGGTCGGCAAGCGGCCCTGGAACATGGCGCTCACGCCCGACGGCTCCCGCCTGTACGTCGCCAACGGGCGTTCGGACAGCGTCTCGGTGATCGACACCGCCAGTGCGCGTCGCGTGGCCGACATCGGCGTCGGCGAGCTGCCCTGGGGTGTGCTGATCCGCTGA
- a CDS encoding TonB-dependent receptor codes for MKHADFRGRLRPTALAAALCSAGLCWPLAASADEPAGPMSVVVVSGTRAEQASFDLPAAIDVVDASQIRDTQPRVNASEALVAVPGLVARDRQNYAQDLQISSRGFGARSAFGVRGVRLVADGIPATMPDGQGQAATFNLDMAERIEVLRGPFSTLYGNHSGGVVQLFTRDPKGPPAVEASFAAGSDGLRKTDVNAAGRSGGVGYLLDASRFETDGYRDHSAATREQAYAKLVVEPSGTSRLVITASGLRQDDTQDPLGVTWATWQADPRAGEIDSTDTQTPRRTFAERYDTRKSIDHQQAGLTWESRFGPDRLQLTAWGGNRRVIQYQSFSRAFQAPASHSGGVIDFDRDFYGVDGNWRMVREIGGGVLRATLGLEFARSRDARQGFENFVGNSFGVKGRLRRDEKNEVESLDPYAQLEWERGPWVLTGGLRHSRVKFDVTDNYLSNGNDSGGVDYRHTTPLVGVLYKVSPTLNVYASAARGFETPTLNEAFYSGTGGGFNFRLAPAIGKHLEAGVKAMLLEKVRVNAALFQVRTSDELVVDASSGGRTSYRNASATLRRGAEVSLDADLGAGWNARMAMSALHAVYDEAFGAVREGSRLPGVPKTSFYGELGWKEAAGRFGAALETIANSRVYAEDTNTATPAPGYGIVNLRAQASQQLGGWKLRQFARLNNVFDRDYVGSVIVGETNRRYYEAAPGRNWILGVSAQYQFN; via the coding sequence ATGAAGCATGCAGATTTTCGCGGCAGGCTGCGCCCGACGGCGCTGGCGGCCGCCCTGTGTTCCGCCGGCCTGTGCTGGCCACTGGCGGCCAGCGCCGACGAGCCCGCGGGACCGATGAGCGTGGTGGTGGTCAGCGGCACCCGCGCCGAGCAAGCCAGTTTCGACCTGCCGGCCGCGATCGACGTGGTCGACGCCAGCCAGATCCGCGACACCCAGCCGCGCGTGAACGCGTCCGAGGCGCTGGTGGCCGTCCCCGGCCTGGTGGCGCGCGACCGCCAGAACTACGCGCAAGACCTGCAGATCTCGTCGCGCGGCTTCGGCGCCCGCTCCGCCTTCGGCGTGCGCGGCGTGCGCCTGGTGGCGGACGGCATCCCGGCCACCATGCCCGACGGCCAGGGCCAGGCCGCGACCTTCAACCTCGACATGGCCGAGCGCATCGAAGTGCTGCGCGGTCCCTTCTCCACCCTGTACGGCAACCATTCGGGCGGCGTGGTGCAGCTCTTCACCCGCGATCCCAAGGGCCCGCCGGCCGTGGAGGCCAGTTTCGCCGCCGGAAGCGACGGCCTGCGCAAGACCGACGTCAACGCGGCCGGCCGCAGCGGCGGCGTCGGCTACCTGCTCGACGCCTCGCGCTTCGAGACCGACGGCTACCGCGACCACAGCGCCGCCACGCGCGAGCAGGCCTATGCCAAGCTGGTGGTGGAACCGTCCGGCACCAGCCGGCTGGTGATCACCGCCAGCGGCCTGCGCCAGGACGACACCCAGGACCCGCTGGGCGTCACCTGGGCCACCTGGCAGGCCGACCCGCGCGCCGGCGAAATCGACAGCACCGACACCCAGACCCCGCGCCGCACCTTCGCCGAGCGCTACGACACCCGCAAGAGCATCGACCACCAGCAGGCCGGCCTCACCTGGGAAAGCCGCTTCGGGCCCGACCGCCTGCAGCTCACCGCCTGGGGCGGCAACCGTCGCGTGATCCAGTACCAGTCCTTCTCGCGCGCCTTCCAGGCGCCGGCCAGCCATTCCGGCGGCGTGATCGACTTCGACCGCGATTTCTACGGCGTGGACGGCAACTGGCGCATGGTGCGCGAGATTGGCGGGGGCGTCCTGCGCGCCACGCTGGGCCTCGAGTTCGCCCGTTCGCGCGATGCGCGCCAGGGCTTCGAGAACTTCGTCGGCAACAGCTTCGGCGTCAAGGGGCGCCTGCGCCGCGACGAGAAGAACGAGGTGGAAAGCCTCGACCCCTACGCCCAGCTCGAATGGGAGCGCGGCCCCTGGGTGCTGACCGGCGGCCTGCGCCACAGCCGCGTCAAGTTCGACGTCACCGACAACTACCTCTCCAACGGCAACGACAGCGGCGGCGTCGACTACCGTCACACCACCCCGCTGGTGGGGGTGCTGTACAAGGTGTCGCCAACCCTCAACGTCTACGCCAGCGCGGCGCGCGGCTTCGAGACCCCGACCCTGAACGAGGCCTTCTACTCGGGCACAGGCGGCGGATTCAACTTCCGCCTGGCGCCAGCGATCGGCAAGCACCTTGAAGCAGGCGTGAAGGCGATGCTGCTTGAAAAGGTGCGCGTCAATGCGGCCCTGTTCCAGGTGCGCACGAGCGACGAGCTGGTGGTCGACGCTTCCTCGGGAGGCCGCACCAGCTACCGCAACGCCAGCGCCACCCTGCGCCGCGGCGCCGAGGTCTCGCTCGACGCCGACCTGGGCGCCGGCTGGAACGCCCGCATGGCCATGAGCGCCCTGCACGCGGTCTACGACGAAGCCTTCGGCGCGGTGCGCGAAGGCAGCCGCCTGCCGGGCGTGCCCAAGACCAGCTTCTACGGGGAGCTGGGCTGGAAGGAGGCGGCCGGCCGCTTCGGCGCGGCGCTGGAGACCATCGCCAACAGCCGCGTGTATGCCGAAGACACCAATACCGCCACGCCGGCGCCGGGCTACGGCATCGTCAACCTGCGCGCACAGGCCAGCCAGCAACTGGGCGGCTGGAAGCTGCGCCAGTTCGCGCGCCTGAACAACGTCTTCGACCGCGACTACGTGGGCTCGGTGATCGTCGGCGAGACCAACCGCCGCTATTACGAAGCGGCGCCCGGCCGCAACTGGATCCTGGGCGTGAGCGCCCAGTACCAGTTCAACTAG